A portion of the Pseudoalteromonas luteoviolacea genome contains these proteins:
- the fadI gene encoding acetyl-CoA C-acyltransferase FadI, with product MSEQNILKTINGDRIAIVSGLRTPFAKQATAYHHVPALDLGKTVVNEMLERLNIDKKEIDQLVFGQVVQMPEAPNIAREIVLGTGMPVSVDAYSVSRACATSFQAVANVAESIIAGYSAVGIAGGADSSSVLPIGVSKKLAGSLVDLNKARTLSQRLKIFSKLRLKDLLPVPPAVAEYSTGLSMGDTAEQMAKTHGISREEQDALAHRSHSLAAKAWDEGLLSPEVMTAHVEPYKSFLDRDNNIRANSSLEGYAKLRPVFDRKHGSVTAANATPLTDGAAAVLMMSESKAKALGYEILGYVRSYAFSAIGVHEDMLMGPAHSTPLALDRAGIELKDLDLIEMHEAFAAQALANVKMFASDKFAQEKLGRNKAIGEIDMDKFNVNGGSLAYGHPFAATGARLITQSLNELKRRGGGLALTTACAAGGLGAAFVLESA from the coding sequence ATGTCTGAACAAAACATTCTAAAAACAATAAATGGAGACCGTATTGCTATTGTTAGTGGCCTACGTACTCCTTTCGCAAAACAAGCTACGGCTTATCACCACGTGCCAGCACTTGACCTCGGTAAAACCGTGGTCAACGAAATGCTTGAGCGCCTGAATATCGACAAAAAAGAAATTGATCAGCTAGTCTTTGGCCAAGTGGTACAAATGCCAGAAGCGCCAAATATTGCACGTGAAATCGTATTAGGTACTGGTATGCCCGTCTCTGTTGATGCTTATTCAGTTTCTCGTGCCTGCGCAACCAGTTTCCAAGCCGTGGCGAATGTCGCAGAGTCGATCATCGCAGGGTACAGTGCTGTTGGTATTGCTGGAGGCGCTGATTCGTCCTCAGTTCTGCCGATTGGTGTAAGCAAGAAGTTGGCAGGGAGTCTAGTTGATCTCAACAAAGCAAGAACCTTGAGCCAGCGTTTGAAGATTTTCTCTAAGTTAAGATTAAAAGATTTATTACCAGTACCACCAGCAGTAGCTGAGTATTCAACGGGCCTTTCAATGGGTGATACTGCGGAGCAAATGGCAAAAACGCATGGGATCAGCCGTGAAGAACAAGACGCGTTAGCGCATCGTTCCCACTCTCTAGCGGCAAAAGCTTGGGACGAAGGTCTATTATCCCCTGAGGTTATGACTGCGCATGTTGAGCCTTACAAGAGTTTTCTTGATAGGGATAACAATATACGTGCAAACTCCTCACTAGAGGGCTATGCCAAGTTGCGTCCTGTATTTGACAGGAAACACGGCTCGGTTACTGCCGCTAATGCAACACCTTTGACTGATGGTGCCGCTGCTGTATTAATGATGAGTGAGAGCAAAGCAAAAGCACTTGGTTATGAAATTCTTGGTTATGTTCGTTCTTATGCTTTCTCCGCAATTGGTGTGCACGAAGACATGTTAATGGGTCCTGCACATTCAACACCTTTGGCATTAGATAGAGCAGGAATCGAACTCAAAGATCTCGATTTAATTGAAATGCATGAGGCGTTTGCGGCGCAAGCGCTTGCCAATGTAAAGATGTTTGCATCAGATAAATTTGCGCAAGAAAAGCTTGGCCGTAATAAAGCTATCGGCGAAATAGACATGGATAAATTCAATGTTAATGGCGGTTCATTGGCATATGGACACCCATTTGCGGCAACGGGCGCCCGACTTATTACGCAAAGCTTAAATGAATTAAAACGCCGAGGTGGTGGGCTTGCATTGACAACCGCATGCGCAGCAGGTGGTTTAGGTGCGGCTTTTGTATTGGAGAGTGCATAA
- the fadJ gene encoding fatty acid oxidation complex subunit alpha FadJ: protein MSVFSYELNSHQVALVTIDVPGEKMNTLRDSFADELLEILEQGKKDDVTGMVFVSGKADNFIAGADIKMLDNANTREDALRLSEMCQQAFFKMKALPFPTVAAIHGAALGGGLEFALACDYRVCTSDDKTKLGLPEVQLGLLPGGGGTQRLPKLVGIQKALEWMLTGKQVRAKQAAKAGLVDESVPYSILMDVAVKLARKGKPRVRKPKLDKLSQLLESNPFGRNIIFKKAQENVEKKTGGHYPAPLAIIKAVRASVELDELKAYKTEAEGFADLVMTDVSRSLRGIFFATTEMKKEWQSDDTAKIERAAVLGGGLMGAGITHVSAVKAGARVRIKDVAHQGISNALNYSYNILSKKQKRRILSKAQMQSAMNSITGTTDYSGFEHIDIVIEAVFEDLALKQGMVADIERECADSTIFASNTSSLPIAQIAEKAARPENVIGLHYFSPVEKMPLVEIIPHEGTSEQTIAKTVNFARKQGKTPIVVKDKAGFYVNRILAPYVNEAANLLLAGEPIDKIDQALVEFGFPVGPLALLDEVGIDIGSKIAPILEKELGERFKGPNAFERMIDSKRLGRKTGRGFYTYEGKKGKKVDESVYDLLGITQAPRLNKQEIANRCVAQMLNEASRCLDEGIIASPRDGDIGAIFGIGFPPFLGGPFSYMDKRGLNKVCSELSTYATENDVFTPSEPLQAKAEAGEAYYG, encoded by the coding sequence ATGTCAGTATTTAGTTATGAATTAAACAGTCACCAAGTTGCATTGGTTACCATTGATGTGCCTGGCGAGAAAATGAACACGTTGCGTGATTCTTTTGCGGATGAGCTATTAGAGATTTTAGAGCAAGGCAAAAAAGATGATGTAACAGGTATGGTGTTCGTAAGCGGCAAAGCAGATAACTTTATTGCTGGTGCAGACATCAAAATGCTCGACAATGCCAACACACGTGAAGATGCTCTGCGTCTGTCTGAAATGTGTCAGCAAGCATTTTTCAAAATGAAAGCACTACCATTTCCAACAGTCGCTGCTATTCATGGGGCTGCTTTAGGTGGTGGTTTAGAGTTTGCATTAGCATGCGATTACCGCGTATGTACAAGTGATGACAAAACCAAGCTTGGTTTGCCTGAGGTACAACTTGGATTATTACCAGGTGGTGGTGGTACACAGAGACTACCTAAATTGGTTGGTATCCAAAAAGCATTAGAGTGGATGTTAACCGGTAAACAAGTTAGAGCAAAGCAAGCGGCTAAAGCAGGCTTAGTCGATGAAAGCGTACCATATAGTATTTTAATGGATGTCGCTGTTAAATTGGCTCGCAAAGGCAAGCCCAGAGTACGCAAACCAAAGTTAGATAAACTGAGCCAGTTGTTAGAGTCTAATCCTTTTGGTCGCAATATTATTTTCAAAAAAGCACAAGAGAATGTTGAAAAGAAAACAGGGGGCCACTACCCAGCGCCATTGGCAATTATCAAGGCTGTTCGTGCGTCAGTAGAACTTGATGAGCTTAAAGCGTACAAAACTGAAGCTGAAGGGTTTGCAGATCTTGTCATGACAGATGTGTCACGTTCACTTCGAGGTATTTTCTTTGCAACCACAGAGATGAAAAAAGAGTGGCAAAGTGATGATACTGCGAAAATTGAGCGAGCGGCGGTACTTGGCGGTGGATTAATGGGAGCCGGTATCACCCACGTAAGCGCGGTAAAGGCTGGTGCACGTGTGCGCATTAAAGACGTCGCACATCAGGGGATCAGTAATGCACTTAACTACAGTTATAATATCCTATCTAAAAAGCAAAAGCGTCGTATTTTATCCAAAGCGCAAATGCAATCAGCTATGAATAGCATTACGGGCACAACAGATTATAGTGGCTTTGAGCATATTGATATCGTGATTGAAGCGGTGTTTGAAGATCTTGCTTTAAAACAAGGTATGGTGGCTGATATTGAGCGTGAATGTGCAGATTCTACAATCTTTGCTAGTAATACATCTTCACTTCCAATTGCTCAAATTGCAGAAAAAGCAGCTCGACCGGAAAATGTCATTGGCTTACATTATTTCTCTCCAGTAGAGAAAATGCCGCTGGTAGAAATCATTCCTCACGAGGGTACTTCAGAGCAGACCATCGCCAAAACAGTTAATTTTGCGCGTAAGCAGGGTAAGACCCCAATTGTGGTAAAAGACAAAGCTGGATTCTATGTCAATCGGATCCTAGCACCTTATGTGAATGAAGCAGCCAACTTGCTCCTTGCAGGTGAACCGATTGACAAGATAGACCAAGCACTGGTTGAGTTTGGTTTTCCTGTAGGCCCACTTGCATTGCTTGATGAAGTGGGTATCGACATAGGGTCTAAGATAGCCCCAATTCTTGAGAAAGAGCTGGGAGAGCGATTTAAAGGTCCAAATGCATTTGAGCGTATGATAGACAGTAAGCGCCTAGGCAGAAAAACTGGCCGTGGTTTTTATACCTATGAAGGTAAAAAAGGCAAAAAAGTGGATGAGTCTGTTTATGATTTACTTGGCATCACACAAGCTCCGCGCTTAAATAAGCAAGAAATTGCAAATCGTTGTGTTGCTCAAATGCTCAATGAGGCATCACGCTGTTTAGACGAGGGGATCATCGCTTCGCCAAGAGATGGTGACATTGGTGCAATCTTTGGTATTGGCTTCCCACCGTTTTTAGGCGGTCCGTTCAGTTATATGGATAAACGCGGTCTTAATAAGGTTTGTTCAGAGCTATCTACCTATGCAACTGAAAATGACGTGTTTACCCCATCAGAGCCATTACAAGCGAAAGCAGAAGCGGGTGAAGCTTACTACGGCTAA
- a CDS encoding S8 family peptidase: MNNKLNIVTAGLLLALGQANAQTFDNSAQEYDPFKHVWEYTYKLADGDPLVVHQWHLQNNGQHAGAITPGVAGIDLNLDFTHRRGILGQGINIAIIDDGLATYHPDLAPNMAQGDTRNPNPYIYQYESRGRVTIDSHGTMVAGIAAAAAFNGQGGRGVAPAATLTGANLIGRDRNYADLDLAIRAVMDMDGAVQPMNKHTDARVINQSIGYTFSDASIYGDYREYFDNLDNVTRIAVTESHGGRGAMAVKAAGNDHFMGGRWLDRDNGLLSLFYPNGYALPAYDASLADPTNANFWNLTVSALNAKGNLAAYSSGGSAVLLTAPAGEWGRYSPATVTTTLPKWCTDATETQCENPLYTFNMNGTSAAAPALSGAVALVMSANHQLSWRDVRHLLITTATQVDADSKPRMIGDYEAIPAWQVNGAGLPFHYDYGFGLANVDAAVEKALLTGPILGELQVKSYDVPVAADTFIYDGDFSGTESVHTQSEDLTVEGVRVNLNLEHDRLGDLSIELISPSNTRSVILTAGTDIEGNKFNGNALLSNHFYGESAKGDWKLRIIDTNAKDSWSERVYDLGTGKFVENSITVTPQRSDKVQPNNTQPGLLTGWSITFYGH; the protein is encoded by the coding sequence ATGAATAATAAATTGAATATCGTTACAGCCGGTTTACTACTTGCGCTAGGCCAAGCAAATGCTCAAACATTTGATAACAGCGCCCAAGAATATGACCCATTTAAGCATGTATGGGAATATACATATAAACTAGCTGATGGCGACCCGCTTGTGGTGCATCAATGGCACCTCCAGAATAATGGTCAACACGCAGGGGCTATCACACCAGGCGTCGCTGGAATTGACTTAAATCTGGACTTTACACACCGCCGAGGCATTTTAGGTCAAGGCATCAATATTGCAATCATTGATGATGGCCTAGCGACTTACCACCCAGATCTTGCACCAAATATGGCTCAAGGTGATACACGCAACCCTAATCCATATATTTATCAATACGAATCAAGAGGCCGTGTAACAATCGATAGCCATGGTACTATGGTTGCTGGTATTGCAGCCGCTGCTGCGTTCAACGGTCAAGGTGGCCGTGGTGTTGCTCCAGCTGCAACATTAACAGGTGCAAACCTGATTGGTAGAGATCGCAACTACGCAGACCTTGACTTGGCAATTCGTGCAGTTATGGATATGGATGGTGCAGTTCAACCAATGAACAAGCACACTGATGCACGTGTGATTAACCAAAGTATTGGTTACACTTTTTCTGACGCAAGCATTTACGGTGACTACCGTGAATACTTCGACAATCTAGACAATGTTACTCGTATTGCTGTCACCGAAAGTCATGGTGGCCGCGGAGCAATGGCTGTAAAAGCTGCTGGTAATGATCACTTCATGGGTGGCCGCTGGTTAGACCGAGACAATGGCTTGCTCTCTCTATTCTATCCTAACGGTTACGCACTACCAGCGTATGATGCATCTCTGGCAGATCCGACAAATGCGAACTTCTGGAACTTAACCGTTTCAGCACTGAATGCTAAAGGGAATCTTGCTGCATATTCTTCTGGTGGTTCAGCAGTGTTACTGACTGCACCTGCCGGTGAATGGGGCCGTTATAGCCCTGCGACTGTTACAACAACTTTACCTAAGTGGTGTACTGATGCAACTGAAACACAGTGTGAAAACCCACTTTACACATTTAACATGAATGGTACTTCAGCAGCTGCACCAGCGCTTTCTGGCGCAGTCGCACTTGTTATGTCAGCAAACCACCAGCTTTCATGGCGTGATGTAAGACACCTTCTGATCACCACTGCAACTCAAGTAGATGCTGATTCTAAACCTCGTATGATTGGGGATTACGAAGCAATTCCTGCTTGGCAAGTAAACGGTGCAGGTCTTCCTTTCCACTATGATTATGGCTTTGGTTTAGCAAATGTAGACGCTGCTGTGGAAAAAGCACTACTGACTGGCCCAATTCTAGGCGAATTACAAGTTAAATCTTACGATGTACCTGTGGCAGCTGACACATTTATCTATGACGGTGACTTCTCAGGCACTGAGTCAGTTCATACACAGAGTGAAGACCTAACTGTAGAGGGTGTACGTGTAAACTTGAACTTAGAGCATGACCGTCTTGGTGACCTATCTATCGAGCTTATTTCACCGAGTAATACTCGCAGTGTAATTTTAACTGCCGGTACAGATATAGAAGGTAACAAGTTTAATGGCAATGCGCTCTTGTCTAACCATTTCTACGGCGAATCTGCTAAAGGTGATTGGAAGCTACGAATCATCGATACAAATGCTAAAGATTCGTGGTCTGAAAGAGTATACGACCTTGGTACTGGTAAATTTGTTGAAAACTCTATCACAGTCACGCCACAGCGCAGTGATAAAGTTCAGCCAAATAATACTCAACCAGGTCTATTGACTGGCTGGAGCATCACGTTCTACGGTCACTAA
- a CDS encoding S8 family serine peptidase, with the protein MNNRLNIVTAGLLLALGQANAQTFDNSAQEYDPSKHVWEYTYKLAGGDPLVVHQWHLQNNGQHAGAVTPGVAGIDLNLDFTHRRGILGQGINIAIIDDGLATYHPDLAPNVVQGSTLNPDPYIYQYYNRGRLTTDSHGTKVAGIAAAAAYNGQGGRGVAPAATLTGANLIGKDRNYVGRDVAIRAVMDMDGAVQPMNKHTDARVINQSIGYSFSDASIYGDYKAFFDNIDEVTKKAVTESHGGRGSMAVKSAGNSHFMGGRWLDRDNGLLTLFYPNGYALPSYDASIADPTNANFWNLTVSALNAKGNLAAYSTGGSAVLLTAPAGEWGRYSPATVTTDLPKWCTDATETQCENPMYSFNMNGTSAAAPALSGAVALIMSANHQLSWRDVRHLMITTATKVDADAKPRMIGDYEAIPTWQTNGAGHSFHYDYGFGLVNVDAAVEKALQTGPIMGDLQVKSYDVPVAADALIYDGDFSGTESVHTQKDDLTVEAVKVNLSLDHERLGDLSVELISPSNTRSVILTAGTDIEGNKFNNNVILSNHFYGESAKGDWKLRIIDTNAKDSWSERVYDLGTGKFVEDSITVVPQRSDKIQANNTKPGQLTGWSITFYGH; encoded by the coding sequence ATGAACAACAGGTTAAACATTGTTACAGCTGGTTTATTACTGGCTCTAGGGCAAGCAAACGCCCAGACATTCGATAATAGTGCTCAAGAATATGACCCATCAAAGCATGTTTGGGAATATACATATAAACTAGCTGGTGGCGATCCACTTGTTGTACATCAATGGCACTTACAAAATAACGGCCAGCATGCAGGCGCAGTGACGCCAGGTGTTGCAGGTATAGACTTAAACTTGGACTTTACTCATCGCCGCGGCATATTAGGTCAAGGCATTAACATTGCCATTATCGATGACGGATTAGCTACATACCATCCAGATCTTGCGCCAAATGTTGTACAAGGAAGCACATTAAATCCTGACCCTTATATTTATCAATATTACAACCGAGGTCGTTTAACTACTGATAGTCACGGCACTAAAGTGGCAGGCATTGCCGCTGCTGCTGCATATAATGGCCAAGGTGGTCGTGGTGTCGCTCCAGCAGCTACCCTGACTGGTGCTAACCTAATTGGTAAAGATCGTAATTACGTAGGTCGCGATGTTGCGATTCGCGCGGTAATGGATATGGACGGCGCTGTTCAGCCAATGAATAAGCACACTGATGCACGTGTAATCAACCAAAGCATTGGTTACTCTTTTTCTGACGCAAGTATTTACGGGGACTATAAAGCTTTCTTCGATAATATTGACGAAGTCACTAAAAAAGCAGTAACAGAAAGTCATGGTGGTCGTGGTTCAATGGCTGTAAAGTCTGCGGGTAATAGCCACTTTATGGGTGGACGCTGGTTAGATAGAGATAATGGCCTTCTTACACTATTTTATCCAAATGGATATGCATTACCTTCATATGATGCATCTATAGCCGATCCAACAAATGCGAACTTCTGGAACTTGACGGTTTCTGCCTTAAATGCAAAAGGCAACCTAGCTGCATACTCTACAGGCGGTTCAGCAGTATTACTTACAGCACCTGCTGGTGAATGGGGCCGTTATAGCCCTGCTACAGTGACTACAGATTTACCAAAATGGTGTACTGATGCAACTGAAACGCAGTGTGAAAACCCAATGTACTCTTTCAATATGAATGGTACTTCAGCAGCTGCTCCTGCATTATCTGGCGCGGTGGCATTGATCATGTCTGCGAATCACCAGCTTTCATGGCGTGATGTAAGACACCTTATGATCACCACAGCGACCAAAGTAGATGCCGATGCCAAACCTCGTATGATTGGTGATTATGAAGCGATCCCAACTTGGCAAACTAATGGTGCAGGCCATTCTTTCCATTATGACTATGGCTTTGGTTTAGTAAATGTTGATGCTGCTGTAGAAAAAGCATTGCAGACAGGTCCAATCATGGGCGACTTGCAAGTCAAGTCATATGACGTCCCAGTTGCTGCTGATGCCTTGATCTATGACGGTGATTTTTCAGGTACTGAGTCTGTCCATACTCAAAAAGATGATCTTACTGTTGAAGCTGTAAAGGTTAACTTAAGTCTAGACCACGAGCGTCTTGGCGACTTGTCTGTTGAGCTTATTTCGCCGAGTAATACTCGCAGCGTTATTTTGACTGCTGGTACTGATATCGAAGGCAACAAGTTTAACAACAACGTTATTCTATCCAACCATTTCTACGGTGAATCAGCTAAAGGTGATTGGAAATTGCGTATCATCGATACCAATGCAAAAGATTCTTGGTCTGAGCGAGTATATGACTTAGGCACGGGTAAATTTGTTGAAGATTCAATCACGGTTGTGCCTCAGCGCAGTGACAAGATCCAAGCAAATAATACTAAACCTGGTCAGTTGACAGGTTGGAGCATCACGTTCTACGGTCACTAA
- a CDS encoding TolC family protein, producing the protein MRLKSALVAIMSSLICGCVATHYIDENYAANIKSPSTWHYLHTEGRVQSNWLNEVSNTQVHELVEQALNNNFLLRKQMIEVESARQRLIINGSALWPTLTIALDSSRRKSALEQFSSDHALSLKVGYELDLWGKLSDSQRQANLEVMSSLESFKQQRYDLVAEVIISWFSVIEGKSQQLLLSRRLQVVKQNLDIIESGYKQGLNSALDVYLARTELNNEQAKLAQQEATVGSRIRTLERLIGAYPTGALAVNAVLPLLKSTIPVGVPSALISRKPSLISSWYELLARDAALAYAHKQRFPSINLSASYGPSGDSLGDALSLSNAGWSLLSGISAPIFNAGNLAAQEELAKTELKAKELEYLNSLQDAFAEVENKISEETSLKQRYEETLVAEKNAQLAEQLSFEQYQKGLVSYTTVLDAQKRAFDAQSSLISIKNELIKNRVELHLALGGDFQQTKPEEVSNDIG; encoded by the coding sequence ATGAGGCTAAAATCGGCGTTGGTTGCAATTATGTCTTCTCTGATATGTGGTTGCGTAGCGACACATTATATTGATGAAAACTATGCTGCGAACATTAAATCGCCTTCCACTTGGCATTACCTGCACACAGAGGGAAGGGTTCAGAGCAATTGGCTGAATGAAGTTTCAAACACGCAAGTACATGAGTTGGTAGAACAAGCGTTAAATAATAATTTTTTGCTTCGCAAACAAATGATAGAAGTTGAGTCTGCAAGACAACGATTGATCATCAATGGCAGTGCATTGTGGCCAACGCTCACAATTGCACTGGATAGTAGTAGACGAAAGTCTGCATTAGAGCAATTCTCATCTGATCATGCACTATCGCTGAAAGTGGGGTATGAACTTGACCTGTGGGGCAAGTTAAGTGACTCACAGCGTCAGGCAAATCTGGAAGTTATGTCGAGCTTAGAAAGCTTTAAACAACAAAGGTATGATCTAGTTGCGGAAGTAATTATAAGCTGGTTTTCAGTGATAGAAGGAAAGTCGCAACAGCTACTCTTAAGTCGTCGTTTACAAGTGGTGAAGCAAAACCTCGATATCATTGAGTCAGGATACAAGCAAGGACTGAACAGCGCGTTAGACGTTTATCTAGCGCGCACGGAGCTCAATAATGAACAAGCAAAATTAGCACAACAAGAAGCGACGGTTGGCAGTCGCATTCGCACCTTAGAGCGATTAATTGGAGCCTATCCAACAGGTGCATTGGCCGTGAATGCTGTATTACCGTTGTTAAAATCAACGATTCCGGTAGGGGTACCTTCGGCGTTAATTAGTCGAAAGCCATCACTTATATCTAGCTGGTACGAATTATTAGCGCGAGATGCTGCTTTGGCTTACGCACATAAACAACGTTTCCCAAGTATAAATTTGAGCGCCAGTTATGGCCCAAGTGGAGACAGTCTCGGAGATGCTTTGTCTCTATCCAATGCAGGTTGGTCACTTTTATCGGGTATTTCAGCACCGATATTCAATGCAGGAAATCTGGCAGCTCAAGAAGAGTTGGCTAAAACCGAGCTTAAAGCAAAAGAGTTAGAGTATCTCAACAGCCTACAAGACGCATTTGCTGAAGTTGAAAATAAAATCAGTGAAGAAACTTCGCTCAAGCAACGTTATGAAGAGACTTTAGTGGCTGAAAAAAATGCCCAGCTAGCAGAGCAATTATCATTTGAACAGTACCAAAAAGGGCTAGTGAGCTATACCACAGTATTAGATGCGCAAAAGCGCGCTTTTGATGCTCAGAGCAGCCTAATATCCATAAAAAATGAACTAATCAAGAATCGAGTAGAGCTTCATCTAGCTCTTGGTGGCGATTTTCAACAGACAAAGCCTGAGGAAGTGAGCAATGACATTGGCTAA
- a CDS encoding efflux RND transporter periplasmic adaptor subunit, with amino-acid sequence MTLAKRFILPIAILTVSVLLVVFISSNPPQSKRGKGKPQAKMVVDFEVVKEKPFTMMIDSYGIVKPRTQSVLVAQVSGEISYISDSFRDGGFFEKGELLLQIDERDYKAEVQVARAELLNAQQSLLEEEARGKQAQVDWLRLGDGGKASDLVLRKPQLEAQKANVLSAQAKLAKAELALERTRLVAPFDGRILSKKVDLGQVVSNNSQLAEMYATDYVEIRLPINNRDLAFMRLPEHFRDGKADIPNPEVLLYSDLVKAQQWRGVVVRTEGAISELSQQLYVVAQLEDPFSVEQAGDFAIKIGQYVNAQIKGRTLEGAIAIPSSAIYQGTYVYILEEKDLLMRKDITVSWQNDEFAIVDSGLVAGMRLVTTPLGQVSSGTQVVLNRSKSGGVQDMLSESPTWQKLSDKQKSRLKRLAEQRGISVEQLLVEREQKVKEAGI; translated from the coding sequence ATGACATTGGCTAAACGATTTATACTACCCATAGCGATACTCACCGTGTCTGTTTTACTGGTTGTATTTATATCATCCAATCCCCCCCAATCGAAGCGGGGTAAGGGTAAACCACAAGCAAAAATGGTTGTAGATTTTGAGGTGGTTAAAGAGAAACCTTTTACCATGATGATTGACAGCTATGGCATTGTAAAACCGCGTACACAAAGTGTCCTCGTAGCTCAAGTTTCTGGTGAAATTAGCTATATAAGCGACAGTTTCAGAGATGGCGGCTTTTTCGAAAAAGGCGAATTGCTGCTGCAAATTGATGAAAGAGACTACAAAGCAGAAGTTCAAGTTGCCCGAGCTGAACTACTCAATGCACAACAAAGTTTGTTAGAAGAAGAAGCAAGAGGAAAGCAAGCGCAAGTTGATTGGCTACGATTAGGTGATGGTGGAAAAGCCAGTGACTTGGTGCTTAGAAAACCCCAATTAGAGGCGCAAAAAGCCAATGTGTTATCTGCTCAGGCAAAACTCGCAAAGGCTGAATTAGCATTGGAACGTACTCGTTTAGTTGCCCCGTTTGATGGTCGGATACTCAGTAAAAAGGTCGATCTTGGACAAGTGGTTAGTAATAACAGCCAACTTGCAGAGATGTATGCAACAGACTACGTCGAAATAAGATTGCCTATTAACAACCGAGATTTGGCATTCATGCGCCTACCAGAGCACTTTAGAGATGGTAAAGCCGATATTCCTAACCCTGAGGTTTTGTTGTATTCAGATCTAGTTAAAGCGCAGCAATGGCGTGGGGTGGTGGTTCGTACAGAGGGCGCTATTAGTGAGCTTTCTCAGCAGCTGTATGTAGTGGCACAGTTGGAGGACCCGTTTTCGGTCGAGCAGGCAGGTGATTTTGCTATCAAGATTGGACAGTACGTGAATGCTCAAATAAAAGGGCGAACATTAGAGGGTGCGATTGCGATTCCAAGCAGCGCTATTTATCAGGGTACCTACGTGTATATCCTTGAAGAGAAAGATTTATTGATGCGTAAAGATATCACCGTATCTTGGCAAAATGATGAGTTCGCCATTGTCGACTCGGGGCTTGTCGCAGGTATGCGATTGGTTACTACACCACTTGGGCAAGTAAGTTCAGGTACACAAGTAGTGTTGAATCGGAGTAAATCTGGTGGTGTTCAGGATATGCTTTCTGAATCGCCTACATGGCAAAAATTATCGGATAAACAGAAAAGTAGGTTAAAAAGGCTGGCGGAGCAACGCGGGATAAGTGTCGAGCAATTACTGGTTGAGCGTGAGCAAAAAGTGAAGGAGGCTGGCATATGA